In Zingiber officinale cultivar Zhangliang chromosome 1A, Zo_v1.1, whole genome shotgun sequence, a genomic segment contains:
- the LOC122038706 gene encoding splicing factor YJU2-like, with amino-acid sequence MGERKVLNKYYPPDFDPAKIPRRRQLKNQQMKVRMMLPMSIRCGTCGTYIYKGTKFNSRKEDVIGETYLGIPIFRFYIKCTRCSAEITFKTDPQNSDYTVESGASRNFEPWRDEEEVVDKEKRKRAEEEMGDAMKSLENRAIDSKQDMDILAALEEMRSMKSRHATVSVDLMLETLKQSAYEKERKIMEELDEADEALIKSITFHGSKDFVRRIDEEEDEDDIEELGKASSSLSESSKGKITLEPLAKMEKATDSLTKSTVADYARDGGGSVKRKFIVKPRSTLEVTKKPQIASEDSVPSNNDGDGEKHDTRGTQSTNGLQSLFQNYGSDDSD; translated from the exons ATGGGGGAACGCAAGGTCTTGAACAAGTATTACCCGCCGGACTTCGATCCGGCCAAAATCCCTCGTCGGCGGCAACTGAAAAATCAGCAAATGAAAGTTCGGATGATGCTTCCGATGAGCATTCGCTGCGGCACCTGTGGTACCTACATCTATAAGGGCACAAAGTTCAACTCGCGAAAAGAGGACGTCATTGGAGAG ACTTATTTGGGAATTCCAATATTTAGATTCTACATCAAGTGTACTAGATGCTCAGCTGAGATTACGTTCAAGACAGATCCTCAGAATTCTGACTACACAGTTGAATCTGGTGCTTCCCGTAATTTTGAGCCTTGGCGTGATGAAGAGGAG GTTGTTgacaaagagaagagaaaaagagctgaagaagagATGGGTGATGCTATGAAATCCTTGGAGAATAGAGCTATAGATTCCAAACAAGATATGGACATACTTGCTGCACTCGAAGAGATGAGATCCATGAAG TCTAGGCATGCAACTGTTAGTGTTGATTTGATGTTGGAAACGTTAAAACAGTCAGCCTATGAAAAG GAGAGAAAAATAATGGAAGAGCTAGATGAGGCAGATGAAGCACTCATTAAATCTATAACTTTCCAT GGTTCAAAAGATTTTGTTCGAAGAATAGAtgaggaggaggatgaggatgacaTTGAGGAGCTAGGCAAGGCATCTTCTAGTCTAAGTGAAAGTTCAAAG GGGAAGATTACTTTGGAGCCTCTAGCGAAGATGGAAAAAGCAACAGATTCTCTAACCAAAAGTACTGTTGCTGATTATGCTAGAGATGGAG GTGGATCTGTGAAACGAAAGTTTATAGTGAAACCCAGATCGACTTTGGAGGTCACTAAGAAGCCTCAAATTGCAAGTGAAGATTCTGTCCCATCAAATAACGACGGAGATGGTGAAAAGCATGATACCAGGGGAACCCAGTCAACAAATGGACTTCAATCTCTCTTTCAAAACTACGGCAGTGATGACAGTGATTAA